From one Rhizobium sp. CIAT894 genomic stretch:
- a CDS encoding ABC transporter substrate-binding protein: MLLAFWPGFALADQAFYAAKSGNAHAPVLTVYSSLDEPLAQPMIRGFQDANPDVAVKYEDMLTGDIYDRIVRETDAGKKTADFAFSSAMDLQVKLSNDGYAQVSNLPMSAAWPKWANWRNTAYALTFEPAVFVYHKPSFAHEPVPSSRAELVDYLKRKGSAVYGRISTYDIERSGVGFLFMARDQEQFGDIWSVIGAMGAAGVKLYSTSSAILERVADGRFVLGYNILGSYAADWASRHPDVGIVLPKDYTVVMSRIGLVPQAAAEPELGRRYLAFFMSKEGQTIMARELQIPAVSPEVAGENTANTLQELLGSQLRPVPVSPGLMVYLDQVKRARLIAHWNEVLRAQ; this comes from the coding sequence TTGCTGCTGGCGTTCTGGCCGGGCTTTGCGCTGGCCGATCAGGCCTTCTATGCGGCGAAATCGGGCAATGCACATGCGCCGGTGTTGACGGTTTATTCCTCGCTCGACGAACCGTTGGCGCAGCCGATGATCCGGGGTTTCCAGGACGCCAATCCCGACGTCGCGGTCAAATATGAGGACATGCTGACCGGTGATATCTACGACCGGATCGTCAGGGAGACGGATGCCGGCAAGAAGACGGCGGATTTCGCCTTTTCCTCGGCGATGGACCTGCAGGTGAAGCTCTCCAACGACGGATATGCGCAGGTCAGCAACCTGCCGATGAGTGCTGCATGGCCGAAATGGGCAAACTGGCGCAACACCGCCTACGCGCTGACCTTCGAACCGGCGGTATTCGTCTATCACAAGCCAAGCTTCGCGCATGAGCCGGTGCCAAGCTCGCGAGCGGAACTCGTGGATTATCTCAAGCGCAAGGGCAGTGCTGTTTACGGCCGGATCAGCACCTACGATATCGAGCGCTCCGGCGTCGGCTTTCTGTTCATGGCGCGCGATCAGGAACAATTCGGCGACATCTGGTCGGTGATCGGAGCGATGGGGGCGGCGGGCGTCAAACTCTATTCGACGAGTTCGGCGATCCTCGAACGCGTCGCCGACGGGCGCTTCGTGCTCGGTTACAATATTCTCGGCTCCTATGCAGCCGACTGGGCCTCGCGGCATCCCGATGTCGGCATCGTGCTGCCGAAGGATTATACCGTGGTGATGTCACGGATCGGCCTGGTGCCGCAGGCCGCCGCCGAGCCGGAACTCGGGCGGCGCTACCTGGCCTTCTTCATGTCGAAGGAAGGGCAGACGATCATGGCGCGCGAGCTGCAGATCCCGGCGGTCAGCCCGGAGGTGGCGGGGGAAAATACCGCCAATACGCTGCAGGAACTGCTCGGCTCCCAACTTCGGCCGGTGCCGGTCAGTCCCGGGCTGATGGTCTATCTCGACCAGGTGAAGCGGGCGCGGCTGATCGCGCATTGGAACGAGGTCCTGCGGGCGCAGTGA
- a CDS encoding ornithine carbamoyltransferase, translating to MTGSARNFLEFHDVPEAGLRSIVARAGELARAWDKRTMPQSLAGKRIALIADDGGWRNTSAFDLGVQAMGGICVHVPIGFNVREETGDLAGYLSNWFDMLVIRTKEVATLKAVAAAAPVPVINARTRSNHPCETLGDLAYIKSRRGAIDGLKVVGVAADANILRSWAEASIALPIEVVQVFPGRWHISDAALLNERFRASTDMGELLDADVVITDSWPGDVASEALAGYRIGTEILDRLPEDAIFLPCPPVMRGQEVTAEAMEHSLCQSRAAKAFLLHAQNALMEWVAV from the coding sequence CGGCCCGGAATTTTCTGGAGTTTCACGATGTTCCGGAGGCCGGGCTCCGATCGATCGTTGCTCGCGCCGGGGAGCTTGCCAGAGCCTGGGACAAGCGCACCATGCCGCAGAGCCTTGCGGGCAAACGCATCGCGCTGATTGCCGATGATGGCGGCTGGCGCAATACGAGTGCCTTCGATCTCGGCGTCCAGGCGATGGGCGGTATCTGCGTGCATGTGCCGATCGGGTTCAATGTCAGGGAGGAGACCGGCGATCTTGCGGGGTATCTCAGCAACTGGTTCGACATGCTGGTGATCCGCACGAAAGAGGTTGCGACGTTGAAGGCGGTGGCGGCAGCCGCGCCGGTGCCTGTCATCAATGCACGCACACGCTCCAACCATCCTTGCGAGACGCTCGGCGACCTTGCCTATATCAAGAGCCGGCGCGGCGCGATCGACGGGTTGAAGGTCGTCGGCGTGGCGGCGGATGCGAATATCCTGCGCTCCTGGGCCGAAGCCTCGATCGCATTGCCGATCGAGGTGGTGCAGGTCTTTCCCGGACGCTGGCATATAAGTGACGCCGCACTGCTCAACGAGCGCTTTCGCGCGAGCACCGATATGGGCGAGCTATTGGATGCCGACGTCGTCATCACCGATTCATGGCCGGGCGACGTCGCCTCGGAGGCGCTTGCCGGCTACCGGATCGGGACCGAAATTCTCGATCGTTTGCCAGAAGATGCAATCTTCCTGCCGTGCCCGCCGGTGATGCGCGGCCAGGAGGTGACGGCAGAGGCGATGGAGCATTCGCTTTGCCAAAGTCGCGCCGCCAAGGCCTTTCTGTTGCATGCGCAGAATGCGCTGATGGAGTGGGTCGCTGTCTAG